Genomic DNA from Trichoderma asperellum chromosome 5, complete sequence:
ATTTAAGGAAGTATGTCTGCTATTTAATACAACAACGCAACCCGCTTACTTATCCATTGGCGTGCGAATGGAAGATGCTAGAGAAAGGCTGCATCTTTGAAAATGCTGTGCTGAGGTTGTGCAGAAAGCTAGGCCTGTATACCTATTACAACATCACACATGGCCATTCGAGCCAATGAGGTAACAGCAAGTATTGCAACGCAGGTACATTTGCGCTTGGTCCCCATTGCAACTCTCTTCTGATTCATGCTTCTTCTTAGTCTTTCGCTGGTCCTTTGATACGGCTTGTTGTCTTACTCTAATGCCATAGCATTCTGATAATAAACTAGGCATTCAAGTATTCCAAGATTCTATTCTACGATATTCAACACGGTTTGTTACGGGAGGACTTGGTTATGTATTTTTAGGTTTTAGTCTAGCTTGTGCGCTAAGTGAAACTGGGGAGGGGAAAGCAGCGATTAAGAGGGATTAAAGTACCCTAAAAAGCAAATTTTCGCAAACAGACGGGAATTACAGACTGTGCATCTTACCATGCCActgatacatacatacatacagagGCAGATTTCAGAAAGAATACGGAACGCAGGAATCCAGCACGGACACACTTGTGTCCCTTGCAAAATCATGTTTATCCGTCAAAGAAAGCGTTTTCCCATTCATCCTGGAGCGCCGTTTTAGCAGGTATTGTAGCGCACAAACTCCCAACTTGAGCATAAGTGGTCGGTCCACCAACTTGCAAATATAATCAAGCTGGATGGATCCAAGCACACCGCAAAGGCGGATTCGGATTATGCAGTATTAATAGCAGGCAAAGACGGCCAAATTAACTAGAAACCCGCATCACTTGCTCTTATTCTCGCCGTCAAGGTCTTGCGCCGACGCTTTTGGTGATTATAAGAGCGAGCGGTGCGAATGCTTAGTCAGAATTGCCCGCGGGATGGCCCTTTATAAGCAAACTAAGAAAGTAACCTGTCGCCTTCGGGCATTTGGTCAATTTATAACGATACAGGTAAGGCTGAACTCCGGAACTCTACTGGTCGCAAGTTCGAATCGCTAACATTGCAACAGAGAAGATTAGCATGGCCCCTGCACTAAGGATGACACGCTCAATCAAAGAGAAGCTAAACATTTTTTTATTGTaaatttgttttattttttattttttccttgtAGACTTTTCTTTCCATCTGTAGTATCCCGCCTGCAGTGCTCATGATATGTCTTCTCCTGCGTATTAGTTCCCAGGTTGAATGGGGAACTTGGAAGGATCTGGTATCCAGAAGCCAACATTGATTGCCTTGCCCCCAGCAGCTCTAAGCTATACTGCCAGATTATtgtcatcagcatcatcctcttcatcaccgtTGCCGTCTTCCATATCATCATTATAAACATAgctgccttctccatcttcctcctcatcatcatcgtaaTCCTCCATTTCATCGTCCGAGTCTCCTTCACCCTGTGAATCAGATCCTGAACCAGGCTCTTGCTGATGCGAGCGTCGATTTCGCCTCTCTCTGATCAAATCATCCCAATCCCAGTCCTCTCCTGGATCGTGGTCAGGATAAGAGCTCCAGGCTTGAGCCCtaatcttctcctcttctccgaGATCTACGGGTATGCCACCTAATATGGATTGATTGACAAAGTCTATCCAGCCCTGCATGTTATTGACATCGGGCACTGTGGACTCGTGATCCTTGGCCTGAGGGCGTACAATGTAACCGCGGTTGATTTCCTCGTCGAGATCAAGGGATTTGTCAGAATCAGAATCAGAGACGCCGTCCAAACTGCCAGCGTCGTCGTCCGAGTTACCGCACCAGGCTTGAGCCCGCAGCcgttcatcctcttcatcagagAGGATCTCATCCTGCTGCTCAGGGGTCAGCTTGTACCACTGCTTCTTCAAAATGTGTCTTGGCTTCCAGTGTTCAAGCGTATCAACGTTGGCGAGgacatcatcctcatcctcaatATACATCTCTTCCATGGAGGGAACGATATTCTCTCCCGTCTTCCAATCAAAGTATCCCCAAATCATCATTTGGCTCAAGTGTTCGTCTAGGCAAAGCCCCCTACGAACAGCTTCTATGGGAATAACCTCGTCCGGCCGAAGAAGATGTGCTCGGCCTGCTCCCCAGCCCTCCTTGTGCTGCTGGCCAATTTCCCGAAAGGGGATGCCCTGGATCTGGCCCAGCATGTTTTCTAACCAATAGCCGCCTTCACtgaaaaaattaaagtcgTAGCGCAGCTTGAGCTCAATTATTTCGGAAAGCTTATTGAATTTCTTGCGGGTAAGAAGCTGCCATAGTTTATAGAGACCTTTCTGGCCCAGCATAAGCTGTACCAGATCATATTTGCAAGGGCCGTAGACAGGATCGTTGAACAGCATGCCGAGCTTGATGATGAACATTTGTATGTTATAGAGGTCAACGTCTTTGAATAGATGTGTCATTCGCAGCATGGACTGTCTCTGGTGAGAAGTGGCAATGTCCATGAGAAGCCAGAGCCGTAGAAGTGAGTGATGCATCGTCGTCGGCATGCGGTGGCCACATCGAGCCATGATGGCGAGAATCTCCCTGCAGTACTTGTCCCGTCCCAATACCAGCTGTAGATACTTCAAACCAGGTACTTTGCGAATTTTGCTGTCCTTATTCGGCGACGTGTTCATGCCTTGCTTCAGAGCCATCCACGTCCTTCTCTGCGGATCATCCACGAGATGCCTTGCGTAGAGCTGGTAGTGAAAAATGCGCCCTGCCTCTGGGGCTCTGTATTCGATCCATGTTCGAATGCTGGAAAGGAGATAGCCACTGACGGTGCAGTAAAAGGGACGGTTCGCGAGACAGAGGTTCAGCACGTCTCTGTCGTTGAGATGTTTGCCCAGCTCAACAGCCAGTTCAACGTGCTGGCATAACACTGAGATGAGATCTCTTCCAGCATAAGAGACGCGAGATTTCGCTGCTTTTGGCGTCTCGTACGGATCGGCATTGTTAAAGTAGTCTTCGATATCGAGGTCGTCAAACttgaatttcttcttcttcatgccATTCACTTCCACTTCTTCGATGGTAATTCGGTTGATGTCCCTGAGGAGACTGACATGATCGTCATCCATCTCTGCGCCCGCTTCGCCATCCATCCCATCGTCGTACTCGTCGAAAATCTCATCCATCCCCGTCAAATCGATTCCAATATCCTCTAGCATAGCATCACGTTCGCTTTCTGCCCATGTATCACTTTTGGAGTCCTCGGCCTCTTCTAAGGCTCGCTGCCTAATATCCTCGGCCAGCTGATGCAAATCATTGTTGTTGGTTTGCTGGCCGCTGCTCGGTCCAGCTTGCTCGTTTGCGTTATTCATTAAcgtcctttttcctttttcctttttgtccaATACGTGTGTTGGTGATGTTCACTACTCAGGTTCCAGTTAGTAGAAGAGCATAGAGAGGCTCATAGATAATGAAGTTGTGATCTATTGGTCTGTTACGCACCAATGAGGAGGATTGGGAAAATTCGGCGGTTTAGATATGTGGTGCAGATGTGAAACGGCAAAGGGATATCGAGCCAAGAACAATTAGTCgtgaaagaaaaatacaactCTGGGCACCTGTCCATCGAATCTGCCAGCTGCCTCAAAGATGTTACAACGGCGCGccaattttcaattttttttccccgaCAAACTACATTAACTACGGTTGGATAGCTTTTGCTCTTGATAAGTATTTGCAATTATAAATCGTCCGTCATGGACCATTCGATCTCCATTTCCTCGTCCAACTCTGTCTTAGATGTCATTGATTCTGACCCGGCACCCGCACTTACATCTGGACTGTCCATCATCGCGAGGCTGTAACCACTTGGCCTAGTTGTCCAAATCGGAGATTCCGCCCCGGTATCATCAGACTCGAGATCGATCCTATCAGACCGCATCGTCTTAGATTCAAACTTCCTAGCCCTCCGATTGAGTATTTGTAGCATGTCTTGCCACAGCCTCCCTTCGCCTTCATTCTATGAAGATCGGCTCTTCTCCCAGAACTTCCACCTCATCTATCGGTCAAGCTCATCAACTGGCAAGTCGCCATCATCTTTTCCAACAATAGATTCCGCAACTTTCCAAATTTGTAGCAGATTGTCCTCAGCGGCACTGGCAACCAACCAAGGCTCATTGGGATTCCAGCTGAAGTCGGCTAGGTGGTTTGTATGGCCGCCATGCATGAATAGCCTAGAATTGAAATGAGTGGTCAGCATGTCACAAAAAACCCATTGAAGTGATTTTTGAGAGGAGAAATAATTGCAACTTACAACTCAGGAGGACCATCATCCTGGTCGTCGGGGAGCTGTTCCTCACCGACGCGGGATAAGTCCCAGAAGATAATTCTTCGATCATAACTTCCACTTCCCAAAATGCCGGCTTCGGTAGGATGCCAGGCGAGGGATGTTACCGCGTCATTGTGGCCCTCAAGGGTGTGCACCTTCTCCTTTACGTTTCGTAGATCCCAGATTCCGATCGTCTTATCGGCGGACGCTGTGGCAACAAGGACTTCAGACTTTGGATTAAACGCTAGCGCATTGATAGCATCCAAATGGCCTTGTTTTGCGACAACAGCAGCCTTGTTCGTCTCGCTCTGTCGCAGATCTACGATTTGCAGGGTCTGGTCGTCCGATACAGAACCGATGAAGTTCTTGGAAATAGGGTGGTATTGGACGTCGTTGACAATTCGGGCGTGGTGAGTATATCTGCGAACAGGTCGCAGTATCCTTGAGTCGGCCTCGAGAAGCTTCAAATCCCTATGTTCAAAGGTAAATTAGCCACAAGATCCTAAGGTTTCACCAAAGGTTTCACATACCACAAACACATAGTCGTATCCTCACTACCTGAAACGAGGCATCCCTCCTCATGAGGACTCCAATTGAGACCAAAACCTTCCTCCTTATGGCCGATTAGCTCAATCTGCGCGTTCACTTTGCCCAAAGTTGCGGGCTGTAAGGGGTGCTTTGTCCGATCAAAGATGAGAATTCTgccatcaacaccaaggGTAGCAATGATATCTGGGTTTTGAGGTTGATAGCGAGCCTTGTTGACCTCTCCAGGGTGCTCAATTCTTTGTACAATATCACATTTAAGCGCAGCAACATCGCCTGCCTTTCCGTAGCCTCCAATCTCGCCTCGTTCCTCGTCATAGTCGTCAGGGTTCGGTGCTACAGCTTTGGGTATCTGGACATCGGCGATTTGGAGAAAGTTGGCGCTGCCATCCGAGGTGTGAGTTCCGAGCAAAAGACGGTGCATGCGATAGTTTTTGCCTTCTGGTTCCTTGACGTCAGGAAACCATTGGACTGTTAAGGTTGGCCAAGTCAAGGCCGTTCTGGAACAGAGGCGTTAGAGCGCAGACCCAACAATATGGCCACCGGAGAATAAATTTACCCAAGAATCATGTCGTATAAGAACGGGCTATTTTTCTTCCATGTTTTGTACTCTAGGAAGAGATCGAAGTCAGATCAGGTGCCCCGCATTACCAGAGCCAGTATCAGTCTCGATGGAAGCTTACCCTCATTGATGAGACGTTCCTCTtggtcatcttcttcatcatggaCCATGTCGACTGTGGGTGAATATCAAGATTAGCATGAGATTGCTGGAGCCGATGTGGCATTGAGCCAGATTCAGACTTAACAAACCATCGGGAGGGTCGAGCTCAGAGCCTTGAGGCGCCATGGTCAATACAAGAGATCCTTTGGTGAGGAAGCGCAATGAATGCTTGTTAAAAATTGATGCGCTAGGAGAGACAAAATTATGCTGCTAAATCACCGAGAGGGTGCTCTGAGAGCAGATTCAAGAGGTCGAGAGAGCGAAAAAGACTGGCCCTGGCGGAAGCTTGAAAAGAATAGCCGGGGTCGCGTCGCGCGTTAAGTGACGAGAGGTTGGCAGGGCGTGTCGTTagcgagctgcagctgagcCTTGCCTGccacccccctcccctcatCCCTCATAGCCTGGCCTAGCTCGCTAGAGTCATTCGCCGCGATGCATTGTCACAGAAGCCTCCTCCAGCATCAACTCGCTCCTTTCCACGCCACTCGTCACCTCCAGCAGTCTCTTTGTCAGCCCAGCTCCGGCCGCCTGGTAGCATTCTTGCTGGATTAGCTACAGGGCAattagctgctgcagctccgCGGCTCTCTTTTCCGTCGTGTCCTTTGggttgctttcttctctcctgttACGGCCTTGGGGCGAATTGGTTGGACGTGCCAGCTTTGTGACTTCCGGTTGGCATTGCAGCGCGGTTTAGGATTCGAACTCCTTTTCTCATTTTTGTTCGACATATAATTGTTCCATATATCTTGGGCGCATAGCTGCCCGACTGCCGGCATCATGGGGTTTGTTTCATGACTGCGAAAATCTCCGTGCCGCCAATGCTGATATATTTGACCTACAGTGTTCCCAAGTTCTTCCGATGGCTCTCAGAGCGTTATCCAGCTATCTCGCAAGTAATTGCGGAAAATCGGATTCCAGAATTCGACTGCCTCTATGTGAGAAAGAGCATATTATGCCCCTCGTTGCGGCAGCGTGCTTATGCTTATACTCTCCTTTTAGCTTGACATGAATGGTATCATCCATAACTGCACACACAAAGATGCTGGCGAGGATACTACTTTCCGACtcagcgaagaagaaatgttTATTCGTATATTCAACTACATCGAGCACTTGTTTGGAAAGATAAAGCCTAAGAAGCTTTTCTTCATGGCAATTGACGGAGTTGCTCCTCGTGCCAAGATGAATCAACAGCGTGCTAGACGTTTCCGAACGGCTTTGGATGCCGAGAAAGCACGCGACAAGGCGATACGTGATGGGATAGAGCTCCCAAAAGAGGAGCCTTTTGACAGCAATTGCATCACACCAGGTTCGCCATATCCCTACGAAGTCTCCCCAGTGCTAGAACTAATACCTCAATCTTCTTTATAGGTACTGAATTCATGGCGAAACTATCACAACAACTCCGATATT
This window encodes:
- the HAT2 gene encoding Histone acetyltransferase type B subunit 2, which gives rise to MAPQGSELDPPDVDMVHDEEDDQEERLINEEYKTWKKNSPFLYDMILGTALTWPTLTVQWFPDVKEPEGKNYRMHRLLLGTHTSDGSANFLQIADVQIPKAVAPNPDDYDEERGEIGGYGKAGDVAALKCDIVQRIEHPGEVNKARYQPQNPDIIATLGVDGRILIFDRTKHPLQPATLGKVNAQIELIGHKEEGFGLNWSPHEEGCLVSGSEDTTMCLWDLKLLEADSRILRPVRRYTHHARIVNDVQYHPISKNFIGSVSDDQTLQIVDLRQSETNKAAVVAKQGHLDAINALAFNPKSEVLVATASADKTIGIWDLRNVKEKVHTLEGHNDAVTSLAWHPTEAGILGSGSYDRRIIFWDLSRVGEEQLPDDQDDGPPELLFMHGGHTNHLADFSWNPNEPWLVASAAEDNLLQIWKVAESIVGKDDGDLPVDELDR
- a CDS encoding uncharacterized protein (EggNog:ENOG41), with translation MNNANEQAGPSSGQQTNNNDLHQLAEDIRQRALEEAEDSKSDTWAESERDAMLEDIGIDLTGMDEIFDEYDDGMDGEAGAEMDDDHVSLLRDINRITIEEVEVNGMKKKKFKFDDLDIEDYFNNADPYETPKAAKSRVSYAGRDLISVLCQHVELAVELGKHLNDRDVLNLCLANRPFYCTVSGYLLSSIRTWIEYRAPEAGRIFHYQLYARHLVDDPQRRTWMALKQGMNTSPNKDSKIRKVPGLKYLQLVLGRDKYCREILAIMARCGHRMPTTMHHSLLRLWLLMDIATSHQRQSMLRMTHLFKDVDLYNIQMFIIKLGMLFNDPVYGPCKYDLVQLMLGQKGLYKLWQLLTRKKFNKLSEIIELKLRYDFNFFSEGGYWLENMLGQIQGIPFREIGQQHKEGWGAGRAHLLRPDEVIPIEAVRRGLCLDEHLSQMMIWGYFDWKTGENIVPSMEEMYIEDEDDVLANVDTLEHWKPRHILKKQWYKLTPEQQDEILSDEEDERLRAQAWCGNSDDDAGSLDGVSDSDSDKSLDLDEEINRGYIVRPQAKDHESTVPDVNNMQGWIDFVNQSILGGIPVDLGEEEKIRAQAWSSYPDHDPGEDWDWDDLIRERRNRRSHQQEPGSGSDSQGEGDSDDEMEDYDDDEEEDGEGSYVYNDDMEDGNGDEEDDADDNNLAV